Genomic segment of Candidatus Binatia bacterium:
CGCAGACGAAGGATATCATCGAGGCATCGTACCGGCGGCAGTTGAACATACTCGAAGCGCACCTGCACCGCCGTCCGTATTTGTTCGGTCAGCGTCCGGCGTTTGCCGACTTCGGCCTCTACGCCCAACTCTACCAGTGCAGTACCGACCCGACGCCGGCGGCGATCATGCGAGAATCGGCACCGCACGTGGCCCGCTGGATTCAAGAGATGCTCAGTCCGCGGGCCGAGGGCGAGTTCGAGCCGTGGGAACCGCTCGCCCCGACGCTGTTGCCATTGCTCCGCGATGAGATCGGCGGGTTGTTCTTGCCCTGGTCGGCGGCGAACGCCAGCGCGCTCGCCGCCGGGGAGAAGACCTTTTCCGTTACGCTTGCGGGCCAGCCGTTCGGACAGGATACGCAGAAGTACCATGCCCGCTCGCTGGCCGCGTTGCGGGCGCGATATGAGGCCCTTACTGACCGGACCGAGTTGGATCGAGTCCTTGCGGAAACGGGTTGTCTGCCGTGGCTGACGGGGGCGGCGTCGTGATTCGCCGGCAGCCGCCCGGTCAGCGTCGGTGCGGAACGAACCACACCGGGCAACTCGCCCGGTGAAGGATCTCGCGCGCCGTGTGCTGGGTGAACAGGCGGTGGAACACGCCGCCAACGTGCTCGCCCACCACCATGAACGCCGGGCGAGTGGCGTCGACCGTCCCCAGGATGTCATCCAGCGCCTTGCCCTGATGGACGATCCGTTCGACGCGATCGGCGAGGTCCGAGGGGGTCAGGTCCTTCAGCTTGCGCTCCGCGGCGGTGGCAGCGCTGGCGTCGCGTGCCACGTGCAGAAGGGTCACGTGCAGCGGCAGTCGCCGCGCCAGCTCGAAAGCGTAGTGGACGGCCGTCGCTGCGGAATCCGACAGATCGGTAGGCACAAGTACCTTGACCGCCGGCTCGCCCGTCTGCGGCCGCAGCCGGAAGGCGTGTTCGTGTCCTTCCTGAATGGTCAGGACCGGGCACGGGCTCTTTTCGACGATACGTTCCGTGACCGAGGAATGCTCCTCGGTGCTCCACCCGTGACTGCCAAGGACGACGAGGTCGGCGGGAAGTTGTTCGGCGAGAAGCAGCAGGACCGGGGCAACCGAGCCACTGCTGATCTTGGCTTCTGCCTGGACGCTGGCCGGCAGGGTCGCGAGCACGCCTTCGAGGCGCTTGAAGGCGTCACCTTCGGAGGGGGCGTGCCCCTGGTGCACTTCGGACCATTCCCAGGCCTTGCTGAATCCGACCCCGGTGATCATGACGTTGTGGTGCAGGACGAGCTTCGATCCGAACGCTTCGCAAACCTGGACCGCGAGGTCGAGCTCGCGTGCGGCGAGATTCGAGAAATCGATTGGACACAGTACCTTCTTCAGCTCCAGCATGGCGATCCTCCCGCCCTATCGGGCGGACGTCTCTATACTCCTACCGCGCGCCGAGTGCTAATGGGGGGCGACATGCGGCCGGTACAGCGTCATCGGTCCGGCGGGGGAAGCTTCAGGCCGGTCTTCGAGGGGTAACTCGCGGACGCCGATCGGCGTTGCGCGCCGTCTCGACGAAGTTGCCGATGCGTTTCAAGCGGCGTTCGTAGTAACCGAGAGCCCGCAGAGAAAACGGTTCCGACTCGATCCGTTCCCACGGTCCGTCGCCGGTGGCGGTGGCGTAGCCCACCTCGACCCCGCCGTCGGCGGAGCGCCGAAACAACAGGCGTGCGCGGACACCCGGGGTCGCGCGCAGTTCGTACGCCGGGCCGACCAGGGCCCCGTCGGGTGCCCGTTGCAGAGCGGCGTCGACGCCGAGGCGGCGCAGAGCCTGCATGGCTTTGGCGGAGAGATCGCTGCGGTGGCGCACGGTGTCGAACTTCAACGGATGGCGTCCTCGCCGGTGATGTCGCGGCCGACGATCAGGGTGTGCATGTCGTAGGTGCCCTCGTAGGTGTTAACGGTTTCGAGATTCAGCATGTGCCGTATCACCGGGTAGTCGTTGACGATACCGTTTGCGCCGAGGATGTCACGGGCAAGACGTGCAATCTTGAGGGCTTCGCCGACGTTGTTGCGTTTAGCGAGGGAGATCTGTTGCGGCCGGACCTTGCCCTGATCCTTGAGTTGGCCGAGCCGGAGCGCAAGCAACTGCCCCTTGGTGATCTCGGTGAGCATGTACACGAGCTTCTGCTGCACGAGTTGGTAGCCGGCGAGGGGGCGGTCGAACTGGCGGCGGCTTCGCGCGTACTC
This window contains:
- a CDS encoding glutathione S-transferase family protein codes for the protein MDLRNRLFGNELSPYSVKVRSYFRYKRIPHEWVVRNSEVEEEFLKFAKLPLVPLVVTPEGQALQDSTPIIEHFERLYPEPSIHPATTTAAFISALIEEYADEWANKPMFHYRWTYEADRESAADRLARSLMPGADPGPMATMIKGRMVPRLAFVGSSAQTKDIIEASYRRQLNILEAHLHRRPYLFGQRPAFADFGLYAQLYQCSTDPTPAAIMRESAPHVARWIQEMLSPRAEGEFEPWEPLAPTLLPLLRDEIGGLFLPWSAANASALAAGEKTFSVTLAGQPFGQDTQKYHARSLAALRARYEALTDRTELDRVLAETGCLPWLTGAAS
- a CDS encoding universal stress protein translates to MLELKKVLCPIDFSNLAARELDLAVQVCEAFGSKLVLHHNVMITGVGFSKAWEWSEVHQGHAPSEGDAFKRLEGVLATLPASVQAEAKISSGSVAPVLLLLAEQLPADLVVLGSHGWSTEEHSSVTERIVEKSPCPVLTIQEGHEHAFRLRPQTGEPAVKVLVPTDLSDSAATAVHYAFELARRLPLHVTLLHVARDASAATAAERKLKDLTPSDLADRVERIVHQGKALDDILGTVDATRPAFMVVGEHVGGVFHRLFTQHTAREILHRASCPVWFVPHRR